Proteins encoded together in one Lathyrus oleraceus cultivar Zhongwan6 chromosome 5, CAAS_Psat_ZW6_1.0, whole genome shotgun sequence window:
- the LOC127079892 gene encoding uncharacterized protein LOC127079892, whose translation MGENPPPPERLLGDYRGANAPTGRLKIVNQPVNVANFQLHPSTINQLERKHFTGKVNEDANKHLQRFLTMSNTLKIDGQPEEAKKLRMFPFTLAEEAKEWFYTLPASNITSWEEMEKSFLNKYFPASVFLRKRYEILNFKQKDGETLGDAYKRFKRVMVACPTHNKDPTEQMKMFVNGLKIKTKQLIDTAVGGSTNFSTTTGIKKIIEAIVANEHLELYNRCQSKLEGVFDLKLETNKIHIEDTIAAEVEKKLKAMNIGTQQVAQVQPAPTVYCEICNCLHQTVYYFATPQQVEEIKFLNQNNPYSNTYNPGWKNHPNFSWKDQKGNTPQHGQYQTQYQQQQ comes from the coding sequence ATGGGGGAGAATCCACCGCCACCAGAAAGACTGTTGGGTGACTATAGAGGTGCAAATGCACCAACCGGAAGATTAAaaattgtcaaccaaccagtgaaCGTGGCTAATTTCCAGTTACATCCTAGTACTATTAATCAACTTGAAAGGAAGCATTTCACTGGAAAGgtaaatgaagatgcaaacaagcatttgcAGAGGTTTCTAACCATGAGCAACACTCTAAAAATTGATGGTCAACCCGAGGAAGCTAAGAAGTtgagaatgttcccgttcacctTAGCGGAAGAAGCCAAAGAATGGTTTTATACTCTACCTGCCAGTAACATCACATCTTGGGAAGAGATGGAAAAATCCTTCCTGAATAAGTATTTTCCAGCATCGGTTTTTCTGCGGAAGAGGTATGAAATTCTAAATTTTAAGCAGAAGGACGGGGAAACTTTGGGAGATGCctacaagagattcaagagagtcATGGTCGCCTGCCCAACTCATAATAAGGATCCAACCGAACAAATGAAGATGTTTGTGAATGGTctcaaaataaagaccaaacaATTGATTGATACCGCAGTCGGTGGCTCTACTAATTTCTCAACAACCACcggtatcaagaagatcatcgaagctattgTTGCTAATGAGCACTTGGAGCTGTACAATAGATGTCAAAGTAAACTAGAAGGGGTATTCGATTTAAAGCTGGAAACCAATAAAATCCATATCGAAGATACTATAGCTGCTGAAGTTGAGAAGAAGCTGAAggcgatgaatataggtacccaACAGGTGGCACAGGTCCAACCGGCTCCTACTGTCTATTGTGAGATTTGTAATTGTTTGCACCAAACGGTGTATTATTTTGCGACTCCTCAACAGGTGGAGGAAATCAAATTTTTGAATCAGAATAATCCCTATTCCAACACGTACAATCcgggttggaagaatcatcccaacttctctTGGAAAGACCAGAAAGGGAACACTCCTCAACACGGCCAATATCAAactcaatatcagcaacaacagtAA
- the LOC127079893 gene encoding uncharacterized protein LOC127079893, producing the protein MGQIAQQLASSSQGQGALPSATVTNPREHNNMSVVTTRSAKYDEVFEEMDEEEDQLIEVDLEIKENEAVREELVALKPVVKETVTEPKPVIKLPFPTRNKKKGQHEKNFEKFLELFKKLEINIPLLEGMKIPMKKKDQGAVTIPCTIGDRSFNKALIDLGASVSLMSLSIYKKLGIGVMQDTNMTIQFADHSVKKPYGIIEDVLVKIDKFVFSVDFMILEIPEDEEIPLILGRPFLETGRCLINIEEGTMTLKVYDEELNIDVRNTMKYKDDTCTSYTIEVLDQVMTYDSPLNSPRLPLERVLSLSIFDSDKEVDNGESEVLALMDAQPPWKGSRPHRWEDLRLPQTSEEDKELKKGTKLKQLPENLKYVFLDSEGKCHAIINLSLKNIQEEKLIQVLKNYKNAIGWAIEDLKGAVLGQRRQKLLHVIYYASHVLNPVEMNYATIEKELLAVVYAFDKFRILSRGFSGGSYSSNNLM; encoded by the exons ATGGGTCAAATAGCACAACAATTAGCCTCGAGTTCTCAAGGACAAGGTGCTCTACCTAGTGCAACTGTGACAAATCCTAGAGAGCATAATAATATGAGTGTTGTGACAACAAGAAGTGCTAAATATGATGAAGTATTTGAGGAGATGGATGAAGAGGAAGATCAATTGATCGAAGTGGATCTTGAGATCAAAGAAAACGAAGCTGTAAGGGAAGAATTGGTGGCACTGAAACCAGTAGTGAAAGAGACAGTCACTGAGCCTAAGCCGGTTATTAAGCTTCCTTTTCCCACCAGAAACAAGAAAAAGGGGcaacatgagaaaaactttgagaagttcctagagttgttcaagaagctAGAAATTAACATTCCGCTTTTGGAA ggtatgaagatccCAATGAAGAAGAAAGATCAAGGAGCGGtcactattccttgtaccattggagataggtcatTCAATAAAGCTCTTATTGATCTAGGAGCAAGTGTGAGTCTCATGTCAttatccatttacaagaagcTTGGTATAGGGGTTATGCAAGATACCAATATGACAATCCAATTTGCCGATCATTCGGTCAAGAAACCCTACGGTATTATTGAAGATGTTCTGGtgaaaattgacaagtttgtatTCTCGGTGGATTTCATGATTCTAGAAATTCCTGAAGATGAAGAGATCCCTCTCATTCTTGGGAGACCCTTTTTAGAGACGGGAAGGTGCTTGATCAACATAGAAGAAGGGACTATGACGTTGAAGGTTTATGATGAGGAATTAAATATTGATGTTCGTAACACCATGAAGTACAAAGATGATACGTGTACCAGTTATACTATAGAGGTTCTAGATCAAGTGATGACGTATGATAGTCCTTTGAATTCACCACGGTTacctttggaaagagtgttgagtTTGTCCATTTTCGACAGTGATAAAGAAGTGGACAACGGGGAATCCGAAGTGCTAGCCTTGATGGATGCACAACCCCCGTGGAAAGGATCTcgaccacaccggtgggaagatttaCGACTACCTCAAACTAGCGAGGAGGATAAAGAGCTCAAGAAGGGAACAAAGTTGAAACAACTTCCTGAgaatctcaaatatgtctttctcgATTCTGAAGGTAAATGCCATGCTATCATAAATTTGAGCCTAAAGAATATCCAAGAAGAGAAGCTCATCCAAGTCCTAAAAAACTACAAAAATGCTATTGGATGGGCAATTGAGGATTTGAAAG GGGCAGTTCTAGGACAACGAAGACAGAAGTTGCTACATGTCATTTACTATGCTAGTCATGTGCTAAACCCTGTAGAGATGAACTATGCAACTATTGAGAAAGAGTTATTGGCCGTGGTTTATGCATTTGACAAATTCAG